A single region of the Lactobacillus xylocopicola genome encodes:
- the citX gene encoding citrate lyase holo-[acyl-carrier protein] synthase, which translates to MSKSIFLAGREQDIKAVLANRDDRLALQRKAFQQYPQATLLDVKLNIPGPIKNNRYLQKLFAAGISDLEERLQEKQFAYTTFATWHQETGCEQFYILKVDAAKVKQLAIAFEDAAEINRLFDADVLVQNQKQALSRLDNGLLPRKCFLCNRPAKECARSRRHSVAEMQEYISKIFAQTFC; encoded by the coding sequence ATGAGTAAGTCAATCTTTCTAGCGGGTCGAGAACAGGATATTAAGGCGGTATTAGCCAATCGGGATGACCGACTGGCATTACAAAGAAAAGCCTTTCAGCAGTATCCCCAGGCAACCCTGCTTGATGTTAAGCTCAATATTCCAGGACCAATCAAAAATAACCGCTACTTGCAGAAATTATTTGCAGCAGGCATCTCTGACCTAGAAGAGCGGCTCCAGGAAAAACAATTTGCCTACACAACGTTTGCAACTTGGCATCAAGAAACTGGCTGTGAGCAGTTTTACATCTTAAAAGTAGACGCCGCCAAGGTTAAACAGCTGGCCATAGCCTTTGAAGATGCAGCTGAAATTAACCGTTTGTTTGACGCTGATGTGCTGGTGCAAAACCAAAAACAGGCCCTATCTCGTTTGGATAATGGTCTGTTACCGCGCAAATGCTTTTTATGCAACCGGCCAGCCAAAGAGTGTGCGCGCTCGCGGCGGCACTCCGTAGCAGAAATGCAGGAATACATTAGTAAAATTTTTGCCCAGACATTTTGTTAG
- a CDS encoding aldolase/citrate lyase family protein — protein MTYVKNRLRRTMMFVPGNNPAMIKDAGIYGADSIMLDLEDAVSLTEKDAARMLVYNAIKTVDFGGAEIVVRINGQDTPFYDEDVKAMVRAGVDVIRLPKTESAEMIQKLVHDLERAEAEYGLAQGSIGVMAAIESAKGVLNAPAIATASPLMMGLAVSGEDYTADMHTHRYPDGRELEFARNMVLQAARAADVYAFDTVFSNMNDLEGFYRETRYIYELGYDGKSLVNPRQVSMVNEVFNPTKDEIEAALAVQNAIREAKAKGSGVISLNGKMVDKPVVEKANRVLETAKASKLIDEEGKYIEK, from the coding sequence ATGACTTACGTTAAAAATCGTTTGCGGCGAACCATGATGTTTGTTCCTGGTAACAATCCAGCAATGATTAAGGATGCTGGTATTTATGGGGCAGATTCCATTATGCTAGACTTGGAAGATGCGGTTTCCTTGACTGAAAAAGATGCAGCTAGAATGTTGGTTTATAACGCCATCAAGACGGTTGACTTCGGAGGAGCGGAAATTGTGGTCAGAATTAATGGGCAAGATACACCGTTTTATGACGAAGATGTCAAAGCGATGGTACGAGCTGGCGTGGACGTTATTCGGCTGCCTAAGACTGAATCGGCGGAAATGATTCAAAAATTAGTTCATGACCTGGAAAGAGCTGAAGCGGAATATGGGTTAGCCCAGGGCTCTATTGGTGTGATGGCGGCAATTGAAAGCGCCAAGGGGGTTTTGAATGCACCAGCAATTGCCACAGCCTCGCCATTAATGATGGGACTGGCTGTTTCTGGTGAAGATTACACCGCCGACATGCACACCCACCGTTATCCCGATGGTCGTGAACTCGAATTTGCGCGTAATATGGTTCTCCAAGCAGCCCGGGCTGCTGATGTCTATGCCTTTGACACGGTTTTTTCCAATATGAATGACCTGGAGGGATTCTACCGAGAAACTCGTTATATTTATGAATTGGGTTATGACGGCAAGTCACTCGTTAATCCGCGACAAGTTTCAATGGTCAACGAGGTTTTCAACCCGACTAAGGATGAGATTGAAGCGGCCCTAGCCGTTCAAAATGCGATTCGCGAAGCCAAGGCTAAAGGCTCTGGAGTTATTTCGCTGAACGGTAAGATGGTTGATAAGCCAGTGGTTGAAAAAGCTAACCGGGTCCTTGAAACGGCCAAGGCTTCTAAGCTGATTGATGAGGAGGGAAAGTACATTGAAAAATAG
- a CDS encoding sugar-binding transcriptional regulator translates to MTLLTDEQLANIAHDYFLSKLNIADISKKYNLSRYLITKAIEEAQDKGIVKISIYQSPKRAEKLEKELQRLFNLKEVYILTDLETKNQDNEMIVNYAAKQIQNYAKSAHVIGLTWGTLLKDIINNFSETNQENLTFVQLLGQAVNSSKRKNQLVQEAADKFNAQSLTFPAPLYAINPDLVQNIKQEPYYQYIEHFFAQIDLAFASIGTVQSLESGQFFMDHYADHLFEPGKQEEIAGIIFGRPYDIKGNFYQPLEAHISGISLDDIMRIPNRFVTVKNRFKEDALLGALRSGVITHLLTTSGIAERVLHKNQQL, encoded by the coding sequence ATGACATTATTAACTGATGAACAACTAGCAAATATCGCACATGATTATTTTCTCAGTAAGTTAAACATTGCCGATATTTCCAAGAAATACAACCTTTCCCGCTACCTAATTACAAAGGCAATCGAAGAAGCCCAAGACAAGGGGATTGTCAAAATCAGCATTTACCAAAGCCCCAAACGCGCCGAAAAACTGGAAAAAGAACTGCAACGTCTGTTTAACCTGAAAGAAGTATACATCTTAACGGACTTGGAAACTAAAAACCAAGATAATGAGATGATTGTTAATTATGCCGCTAAACAGATTCAAAATTACGCTAAGTCCGCACACGTCATTGGCCTAACTTGGGGTACGTTGTTGAAGGACATTATTAACAACTTTTCCGAAACCAATCAGGAAAATCTAACCTTCGTTCAGCTTTTGGGCCAGGCTGTCAATTCGAGTAAACGAAAAAATCAACTAGTCCAAGAGGCTGCAGACAAGTTTAACGCCCAAAGTCTGACCTTCCCGGCCCCGTTATATGCAATCAACCCGGACCTGGTACAGAATATCAAGCAGGAACCCTATTACCAGTATATTGAACACTTCTTTGCGCAGATCGACCTTGCTTTTGCTAGTATCGGAACAGTTCAGTCCCTTGAATCAGGCCAGTTTTTTATGGACCATTATGCAGACCACCTGTTTGAACCGGGGAAACAGGAAGAAATTGCCGGTATTATCTTTGGTCGCCCCTATGACATTAAGGGTAACTTTTACCAGCCGCTTGAAGCCCACATTTCTGGCATTAGTCTTGATGACATTATGCGCATCCCTAACCGCTTTGTGACGGTGAAGAACCGCTTTAAGGAAGATGCCCTACTCGGCGCACTTAGAAGCGGAGTAATCACCCACTTGCTAACAACTAGTGGCATTGCAGAGCGCGTATTACACAAAAATCAGCAGCTCTAA
- the citF gene encoding citrate lyase subunit alpha: MKNRVNRELPAALMAQMNLAPFTSSEIGNPEIKRVAPKVAVTTGTNKVAESLAKVIKETLKDGMTISFHHHFRNGDFAFNEVMDQIIAMGYQNLTLAPSSLTGIMNDKVIEAIKKGVITNITSSGMRGSLGEFVSRGGLKNPVIFRSHGNRARSIEEGEIKIDVAFLGVPVSDPAGNANGQDGEAVFGSLGYALIDAQYADKVVLLTDNIVDYPNTPASIKQTQVDYVVKVAKIGDSDQIGSGATRFTKDPKELKIAEMVNQVIVNSPYYQQGFSFQTGSGGAALAVTRYLRQSMLKDGLTASFALGGITKPTTDLLEEGLVKKIMDVQDFDKGAALSMAKNSGQQEIDASWYADPHNKGAVVNNLDIAILSALQIDTDFNVNVMTGSDGVIRGAIGGHQDAASAKLTIITAPLVRGRNATVVPAVETVVTPGSSIDVLVTERGIAVNPNRQDLLEVFSQVPDLNLVDIKELQKMAEEQVGVPQPLEYTNRTVALIQYRDGTIIDQIKQVKD; the protein is encoded by the coding sequence TTGAAAAATAGGGTAAACCGTGAATTACCAGCTGCATTAATGGCACAAATGAATTTAGCACCATTTACGTCAAGTGAGATTGGTAATCCGGAAATAAAACGGGTAGCACCTAAAGTGGCAGTTACTACGGGAACAAATAAGGTGGCTGAATCACTGGCCAAGGTTATTAAAGAGACCTTGAAAGATGGAATGACAATTTCATTCCACCACCATTTTCGCAATGGAGACTTTGCCTTCAATGAAGTAATGGACCAAATTATTGCAATGGGCTACCAGAATTTAACTTTGGCTCCATCCTCGCTTACCGGTATTATGAACGATAAGGTAATTGAGGCCATTAAAAAGGGAGTAATCACCAATATCACTTCGTCTGGTATGCGCGGTAGTCTAGGTGAATTTGTCTCGCGGGGTGGACTGAAGAATCCGGTCATCTTTCGTTCACACGGTAATCGTGCTCGGTCAATTGAAGAGGGCGAGATCAAAATCGACGTTGCTTTCTTGGGCGTTCCAGTTTCTGATCCCGCTGGCAATGCCAATGGTCAAGACGGTGAAGCAGTCTTTGGTTCTTTAGGTTACGCCTTAATCGATGCTCAATATGCCGACAAGGTCGTCCTTTTGACTGACAACATTGTTGATTATCCTAATACGCCGGCATCAATTAAGCAAACACAGGTTGACTACGTTGTTAAGGTAGCGAAAATTGGCGATTCTGACCAGATTGGTTCCGGTGCTACCCGTTTTACCAAGGATCCTAAGGAATTAAAGATTGCCGAGATGGTTAATCAGGTAATCGTGAATTCACCTTACTATCAGCAGGGCTTTTCTTTCCAAACTGGTTCTGGTGGTGCAGCACTAGCAGTTACGCGCTATTTGCGCCAGTCAATGCTTAAAGACGGATTGACAGCCTCTTTTGCTCTAGGCGGAATTACCAAGCCAACAACCGATCTTTTAGAGGAGGGCTTGGTCAAGAAAATCATGGATGTCCAGGATTTTGACAAGGGCGCAGCCCTGTCCATGGCCAAGAATAGTGGTCAGCAAGAAATTGATGCCTCTTGGTACGCTGATCCGCATAACAAGGGCGCAGTGGTTAATAACCTCGATATCGCGATTCTCTCAGCCCTACAGATTGACACTGATTTCAATGTGAATGTGATGACGGGGTCTGATGGGGTGATTCGGGGAGCCATTGGTGGTCACCAGGATGCTGCTTCTGCCAAGCTGACCATCATTACTGCACCACTTGTGCGTGGCCGTAACGCAACTGTTGTTCCAGCGGTTGAAACTGTGGTTACACCTGGCAGTTCGATTGATGTCTTGGTAACCGAGCGCGGAATTGCCGTCAATCCTAACCGTCAGGACTTACTCGAAGTCTTCAGCCAAGTTCCTGACCTCAACTTGGTGGACATCAAAGAACTGCAAAAGATGGCTGAAGAGCAGGTTGGTGTTCCCCAACCGCTAGAATATACTAACCGGACGGTTGCGTTAATTCAGTATCGGGATGGCACCATAATTGATCAAATAAAACAAGTTAAAGACTAA
- a CDS encoding aminoacyl-tRNA deacylase, with translation MSKKKQKIEKTLVEKILDRNQIPYHQTVFATHADAGGVAQMDTSILNENEHLVYKTLVCTGNKTGVVVGVIPVTAHLSMKKLAQHSGNKKCELLPLKDLERTTGYVHGANTPIGIYFKHHFPIFLDESMENEAEIAVSSGKVGRSVFLDPHDLQKVTAGIFGDLLE, from the coding sequence ATGTCTAAAAAGAAACAGAAAATTGAAAAAACCCTCGTCGAGAAAATACTTGATCGCAACCAGATTCCCTACCATCAAACGGTCTTTGCTACTCACGCAGATGCAGGCGGTGTAGCCCAAATGGATACTTCTATTTTAAACGAGAATGAACATTTGGTCTACAAGACACTGGTCTGCACTGGCAACAAAACTGGTGTGGTGGTTGGTGTTATTCCGGTAACAGCCCATTTGAGTATGAAGAAGTTGGCCCAGCATTCTGGTAATAAGAAGTGTGAGCTACTCCCGCTAAAGGACCTTGAACGGACTACAGGCTACGTCCATGGGGCCAACACCCCAATCGGCATCTACTTCAAACATCACTTTCCAATTTTTCTTGATGAAAGTATGGAAAATGAAGCAGAGATTGCCGTTTCCAGTGGCAAAGTTGGGCGCAGCGTTTTTCTAGATCCGCATGATTTGCAAAAAGTTACCGCTGGAATCTTTGGTGATTTGTTAGAATAA